In Levilactobacillus brevis, a single genomic region encodes these proteins:
- a CDS encoding DNA-directed RNA polymerase subunit beta, which produces MAGHLVKYGKHRTRRSYSRIKEVLDLPNLIEIQTNSYNWFLDEGLRDMFDDIMPIEDFQGNLSLEFVDYQLLEPKYTVDEAREHDANFSAPLHVTLRLTNHETGEIKSQDVFFGDFPLMTAQGTFIINGAERVIVSQLVRSPGVYFNEDTDKNGRTVFGATVIPNRGAWLEFETDAKNISYVRIDRTRKIPMTELVRALGFGSDDEILDILGDNESLSNTLEKDIHKNTDDSRVEESLKDIYERLRPGEPKTADSSRSLLTARFFDPKRYDMAPVGRYKTNKKLSLKTRLLGLTLAETLADPDTGEVIAQKGTVVDKDVMKTLAPYLDQDDFKMVTFQPSDEAVVTEPLKLQIIKVQSPEDPEQEVPVIGNGNIDIKLKHIRPADIIASMNYFFDLQIGIGSTDDIDHLGNRRIRSVGELLQNQFRIGLSRMERVVRERMSIQDAATVTPQQLINIRPVVASIKEFFGSSQLSQFMDQTNPLGELTHKRRLSALGPGGLTRDRAGYEVRDVHYTHYGRMCPIETPEGPNIGLINSLSSYARVNKYGFIETPYRRVSWDTHMVTDKIDYLTADEEDNYVVAQANTPLNDDGSFATDTIMARDEDNNIETTADKIDYMDVSPKQVVAVATACIPFLENDDSNRALMGANMQRQAVPLLDPHAPLVGTGIEYKAAHDSGVALISQHAGTVEYVDAREIRVRRDDDALDTYKLMKFRRSNGGKNYNQRPIVKVGDHVDDDEILADGPSMENGELALGQNPLVAFMTWQGYNFEDAIGINERLVRDDVYTSIHIEEYESEARDTKLGPEEMTREIPNVGEDALKNLDEDGIIRIGAEVQDGDILVGKVTPKGVTELSAEERLLHAIFGEKAREVRDTSLKVPHGGGGIIQDVKIFTRENGDELSPGVNMMVRVYIAQKRKIQVGDKMSGRHGNKGTVSVVIPQEDMPYMPDGTPIDIMLSPMGVPSRMNIGQVLELHLGMAARKLGIHVATPVFDGARDTDIADALKEAGMAKDAKTVLYDGRTGEPFDKRVAVGVMNYLKLAHMVDDKMHARSIGPYSLVTQQPLGGKAQFGGQRFGEMEVWALEAYGAAYTLQEILTYKSDDVVGRVKTYEAIVKGDPIPKPGVPESFRVLVKELQSLGLDMKVLNGNNEEIELRDMDDDDDDVVNVDALSKYAQQQEEQRKAQAQADSAKTTPETTKNESQPNTQD; this is translated from the coding sequence TTGGCAGGACACTTAGTGAAATACGGGAAACACCGTACTCGCCGTAGCTATTCGCGGATCAAGGAAGTCCTTGATCTCCCTAACTTAATCGAGATTCAGACCAATTCCTACAACTGGTTCCTCGATGAAGGTTTACGGGATATGTTCGACGACATCATGCCAATCGAAGATTTTCAAGGGAACCTTTCGTTAGAGTTTGTTGATTATCAATTACTGGAACCCAAATATACGGTCGATGAAGCACGGGAGCACGATGCCAATTTCTCAGCACCACTGCACGTGACCTTACGCTTAACCAACCATGAAACGGGCGAAATCAAATCGCAAGACGTCTTCTTCGGTGACTTCCCATTAATGACGGCCCAAGGGACCTTTATCATTAACGGGGCAGAACGGGTTATTGTTTCTCAATTAGTCCGGTCACCAGGCGTTTACTTCAATGAAGATACGGATAAGAACGGTCGGACCGTCTTCGGTGCCACGGTCATCCCTAACCGGGGAGCTTGGCTCGAATTTGAAACGGATGCTAAGAACATCTCCTACGTGCGGATTGACCGGACGCGGAAGATTCCAATGACTGAATTGGTTCGGGCATTAGGTTTCGGTTCCGACGATGAAATCTTGGATATCTTGGGCGACAACGAAAGCCTATCCAACACGTTGGAAAAGGATATCCACAAGAACACCGACGATTCACGTGTCGAAGAGTCCTTAAAGGACATCTACGAACGTCTACGTCCAGGTGAACCTAAGACGGCCGACTCTTCACGGAGCCTGTTAACGGCGCGGTTTTTTGATCCTAAGCGTTACGACATGGCACCTGTTGGGCGTTACAAGACCAACAAGAAGCTCAGCCTGAAGACCCGTTTGCTCGGCTTAACCTTAGCTGAAACGTTAGCTGACCCAGATACTGGTGAAGTTATCGCGCAAAAGGGAACGGTTGTTGACAAGGATGTTATGAAGACCTTGGCTCCATACCTGGACCAAGACGACTTCAAGATGGTGACGTTCCAACCTTCAGACGAAGCCGTTGTAACGGAACCCCTGAAGTTACAAATCATCAAGGTCCAATCCCCAGAAGACCCAGAACAAGAAGTTCCCGTTATTGGGAATGGCAACATTGATATCAAGCTGAAGCACATTCGCCCAGCCGACATCATCGCTTCCATGAACTACTTCTTCGATCTGCAAATCGGGATTGGCAGTACCGATGATATTGACCACTTGGGTAACCGGCGGATTCGTTCCGTGGGTGAATTGTTGCAAAACCAATTCCGGATCGGGTTATCCCGGATGGAACGGGTGGTTCGTGAACGGATGTCGATTCAAGACGCCGCTACGGTTACGCCACAACAATTGATCAACATTCGGCCAGTGGTTGCTTCCATTAAGGAATTCTTCGGTTCTTCTCAACTGTCACAATTCATGGACCAGACTAACCCCTTGGGTGAATTAACCCATAAGCGTCGGTTGTCTGCCCTGGGACCTGGTGGGTTGACGCGTGACCGTGCCGGTTATGAAGTCCGGGACGTGCACTACACCCACTACGGTCGGATGTGCCCAATTGAAACGCCTGAAGGTCCTAACATCGGACTGATTAACAGTCTGTCCAGTTACGCCCGGGTTAACAAGTATGGGTTCATCGAAACACCATACCGTCGTGTTTCTTGGGACACGCACATGGTTACCGACAAGATCGATTACCTGACTGCCGACGAAGAAGATAACTACGTCGTTGCCCAAGCTAACACGCCGTTGAACGATGACGGTTCCTTCGCCACGGATACCATCATGGCCCGTGATGAAGATAACAACATCGAAACCACGGCTGACAAGATTGACTACATGGACGTTTCGCCTAAGCAAGTTGTTGCCGTGGCCACGGCATGTATTCCTTTCTTGGAAAACGATGACTCTAACCGTGCCCTGATGGGGGCCAACATGCAACGGCAAGCTGTGCCATTGCTGGACCCTCACGCCCCATTAGTTGGGACGGGTATCGAATACAAGGCTGCGCATGACTCCGGGGTTGCTTTAATTAGCCAACACGCCGGGACCGTTGAATACGTTGATGCTCGTGAAATCCGGGTACGGCGTGACGATGATGCGTTAGACACATACAAGCTGATGAAGTTCCGCCGGTCAAACGGTGGTAAGAACTACAACCAACGGCCAATCGTTAAGGTCGGCGATCACGTCGATGACGATGAAATCTTGGCTGATGGTCCTTCCATGGAAAATGGGGAACTCGCTTTAGGGCAAAACCCATTAGTGGCCTTCATGACTTGGCAAGGGTACAACTTCGAAGATGCCATCGGGATCAACGAGCGGTTGGTTCGCGATGACGTTTACACGTCGATTCATATTGAAGAATACGAATCAGAAGCACGTGATACGAAGCTGGGACCTGAAGAAATGACCCGTGAAATTCCTAACGTCGGGGAAGATGCCCTGAAGAACTTGGACGAAGACGGTATTATCCGGATTGGTGCCGAAGTTCAAGACGGTGACATCTTGGTTGGTAAGGTAACGCCTAAGGGAGTTACGGAATTATCAGCCGAAGAACGTTTGCTCCATGCCATCTTTGGTGAAAAGGCCCGTGAAGTTCGGGATACTTCATTGAAGGTACCGCATGGTGGTGGCGGGATTATCCAGGACGTTAAGATCTTTACCCGTGAAAATGGGGATGAATTATCACCTGGTGTCAACATGATGGTTCGGGTCTACATCGCCCAAAAGCGGAAGATCCAAGTTGGTGACAAGATGTCTGGTCGTCATGGGAACAAGGGGACGGTTTCCGTTGTTATCCCACAAGAAGACATGCCATACATGCCAGATGGTACGCCAATCGACATCATGCTGAGTCCCATGGGTGTGCCTTCCCGGATGAACATCGGGCAAGTGCTCGAATTGCATTTAGGGATGGCTGCTCGGAAGTTAGGGATTCACGTCGCAACGCCTGTCTTCGATGGTGCCCGGGATACTGATATCGCGGATGCCTTGAAGGAAGCGGGGATGGCGAAGGATGCCAAGACCGTCTTATACGATGGCCGGACCGGTGAACCATTCGATAAGCGGGTTGCCGTTGGTGTCATGAACTACCTGAAGTTGGCCCACATGGTCGACGACAAGATGCACGCCCGTTCCATTGGACCTTACTCATTGGTTACCCAACAACCCCTTGGTGGGAAAGCACAATTTGGTGGCCAGCGGTTTGGTGAAATGGAAGTTTGGGCCTTGGAAGCTTACGGTGCCGCTTATACGTTACAAGAAATCTTGACGTACAAGTCCGATGACGTGGTTGGTCGGGTTAAGACCTACGAAGCCATCGTTAAGGGCGATCCGATTCCAAAGCCGGGTGTCCCTGAATCATTCCGTGTTCTGGTCAAGGAACTCCAATCCTTAGGGCTGGACATGAAGGTCTTAAACGGGAACAACGAAGAAATCGAACTCCGCGATATGGACGACGATGACGATGATGTTGTGAACGTTGATGCGTTGAGCAAGTACGCCCAACAGCAAGAAGAGCAGCGCAAGGCGCAAGCTCAGGCCGACAGTGCCAAGACCACACCAGAAACTACGAAAAATGAAAGTCAACCGAACACACAAGACTAA
- the rpoC gene encoding DNA-directed RNA polymerase subunit beta' — protein sequence MVDVNKFESMQIGLASPDKIRSWSYGEVKKPETINYRTLKPEKDGLFDERIFGPTKDWECACGKYKRIRYKGVVCDRCGVEVTRSKVRRERMGHIELAAPVTHIWYFKGIPSRMGLVLDMSPRALEEIIYFASYVVLDPGNTPLEKKQLLSERDYRDKLVEYGSKAFKAEMGAEAIKKLLMAVDLDKEVKELKEELKEATGQKRTRAVRRLDILEAFVTSGNRPEWMVMDAIPVIPPDLRPMVQLEGGRFATSDLNDLYRRVINRNSRLKRLLDLNAPGIIVQNEKRMLQEAVDALIDNGRRGRPVAGPGNRPLKSLSHMLKGKQGRFRQNLLGKRVDYSGRSVIDVGPSLKFNQMGLPVPMALELFRPFIMKELVARGLASNIKNAKRQIDREDDDVFNVLEDVIKEHPVLLNRAPTLHRLGIQAFEPVLVSGKAMRLHPLACEAYNADFDGDQMAIHVPLSDEAQAEARLLMLAAHHILAPASGKPVVAPSQDMVIGNYYLTMEEDNREGEGMIFTDLNEAVLAYRNGLVHWHSRVGVQVASMPDKPFTDEQRGKVMVTTVGKLIFNNILPKSFPYLNEPTSTNLNGSVPDKYFLAPGEDIHDYLQNAELIGPFKKGFLSDIIAAVYQQYKVTETSKLLDRIKDLGYDESTKSGLTVGMVDVTDLKEKPEIIDAAHKQVSTVTKQFRRGLITDHERYERVIGIWNDAKDEIQNALIHSFDQQNPIFMMSDSGARGNISNFTQLAGMRGLMAAPSGDIMELPITSNFREGLSVMEMFISTHGARKGMTDTALKTANSGYLTRRLVDVAQDVIIREKDCGTDRGLKIRAITDGNEMIEPLYDRILGRYTQKTVYDPKTGDVIVPKNQMIVEDTAQKIVDAGVEEVTIRSAFTCNTEHGVCEHCYGRNMATGDEVEVGEAVGTVAAQSIGEPGTQLTMRNFHTGGVAGNEDITQGLPRVQELFESRNPKGKAEITEVTGTVESIEEDPANRTKTVTIKGEADTRSYELPITARMRVSEGDFIHRGGALNYGSVDPKELLRVRDVLSTETYILGEVQRVYRMQGVAISDKHVEIMVRQMLRKVRIMDPGDTDVLPGTLMDIQDFRRANYQTLISGGIAATARPVILGITKAALETNSFLSAASFQETTRVLTDAAIRGKNDPLVGLKENVIIGKIIPAGTGMPDYRQIKPKEVGGSSTEGVYSISDLEKQMQEDSQA from the coding sequence TTGGTCGATGTCAATAAGTTCGAAAGCATGCAGATCGGGCTGGCTTCACCTGATAAGATCCGTAGCTGGTCTTACGGGGAAGTTAAGAAGCCTGAAACCATCAACTACCGGACGTTAAAGCCTGAAAAAGACGGGCTATTCGACGAGCGGATTTTCGGTCCTACGAAGGACTGGGAATGTGCCTGTGGTAAGTACAAGCGGATCCGTTACAAGGGTGTCGTTTGTGACCGTTGTGGTGTCGAAGTTACCCGTTCTAAGGTACGTCGTGAACGGATGGGCCATATCGAATTGGCTGCACCTGTTACCCACATCTGGTACTTCAAGGGGATCCCAAGTCGGATGGGCTTGGTCCTCGACATGAGCCCTCGGGCACTTGAAGAAATCATCTACTTCGCATCCTACGTGGTTTTAGATCCAGGTAACACCCCATTGGAAAAGAAACAACTCCTTTCCGAACGGGACTACCGGGACAAGCTCGTAGAATACGGGAGCAAGGCCTTTAAGGCTGAAATGGGTGCCGAAGCCATCAAGAAGTTGTTGATGGCCGTAGACCTAGATAAAGAAGTTAAGGAATTAAAGGAAGAATTGAAGGAAGCCACTGGCCAGAAGCGGACGCGTGCCGTTCGTCGTTTGGACATCTTGGAAGCCTTCGTCACATCGGGTAACCGTCCGGAGTGGATGGTCATGGATGCGATTCCGGTTATTCCGCCTGACTTGCGGCCAATGGTACAACTCGAAGGTGGACGTTTCGCAACGTCTGACTTGAACGACTTGTACCGGCGGGTGATCAACCGGAACAGCCGGTTGAAGCGTTTGTTGGACTTAAATGCACCTGGGATCATCGTTCAAAACGAAAAGCGGATGCTACAAGAAGCCGTTGACGCCTTGATCGATAACGGTCGTCGTGGCCGTCCAGTTGCTGGTCCAGGTAACCGTCCATTGAAGTCTCTTTCACACATGTTGAAAGGGAAGCAAGGGCGGTTCCGTCAGAACTTGTTAGGGAAGCGGGTTGACTACTCTGGTCGTTCCGTTATCGATGTTGGTCCTTCCCTCAAGTTCAACCAAATGGGTCTGCCAGTTCCGATGGCTTTGGAATTATTCCGGCCATTCATCATGAAGGAATTGGTTGCCCGGGGCTTAGCTTCTAACATTAAGAATGCCAAGCGCCAAATTGACCGGGAAGATGACGATGTCTTCAACGTGCTTGAAGATGTTATCAAGGAACACCCAGTTCTGTTGAACCGGGCCCCTACGCTTCACCGTTTAGGGATTCAAGCGTTCGAACCCGTCTTGGTTAGTGGTAAAGCGATGCGTCTTCACCCATTGGCTTGTGAAGCTTACAACGCCGATTTCGATGGGGACCAAATGGCCATCCACGTGCCATTATCTGACGAAGCCCAGGCTGAAGCCCGTCTGCTGATGCTGGCTGCTCACCATATTCTGGCCCCTGCCAGTGGTAAGCCAGTCGTTGCGCCTTCTCAAGATATGGTTATCGGGAACTACTACCTGACCATGGAAGAAGATAACCGTGAAGGGGAAGGTATGATCTTTACCGACCTCAACGAAGCTGTTTTGGCTTACCGGAACGGTTTAGTTCACTGGCACAGTCGGGTTGGGGTGCAAGTCGCCTCAATGCCTGACAAGCCATTTACCGACGAACAACGCGGTAAGGTCATGGTCACGACCGTTGGGAAGTTGATCTTTAACAACATCCTGCCAAAGTCGTTCCCATACTTGAACGAACCAACCAGCACGAACCTGAACGGCTCTGTCCCTGACAAGTACTTCTTGGCACCGGGCGAAGACATTCACGATTACCTGCAAAATGCTGAATTAATTGGACCATTTAAGAAGGGCTTCTTGTCCGACATTATCGCGGCCGTTTACCAACAATACAAGGTGACTGAAACCTCCAAGTTGTTGGACCGGATTAAGGATTTGGGTTACGACGAATCCACTAAGTCTGGGTTAACGGTTGGGATGGTCGATGTTACCGACCTGAAGGAAAAGCCAGAGATTATCGATGCTGCCCACAAACAGGTGTCAACGGTAACGAAGCAATTCCGTCGTGGGTTGATTACCGACCACGAACGTTACGAACGGGTCATTGGAATCTGGAACGATGCCAAGGACGAAATTCAAAACGCCTTGATTCACAGTTTCGACCAGCAGAACCCTATCTTTATGATGAGTGATTCTGGTGCGCGTGGTAACATTTCTAACTTTACGCAGCTTGCCGGTATGCGGGGCTTGATGGCCGCTCCTAGTGGGGACATCATGGAGCTGCCAATCACGTCTAACTTCCGTGAAGGCCTGTCAGTGATGGAAATGTTCATTTCGACCCACGGTGCTCGTAAAGGGATGACCGATACGGCCCTCAAGACTGCCAACTCAGGTTACCTGACTCGGCGGTTGGTCGATGTTGCGCAAGACGTTATCATTCGGGAAAAGGATTGTGGTACCGACCGTGGTTTGAAGATTCGCGCTATCACTGATGGCAACGAAATGATCGAACCATTGTACGACCGGATCTTAGGGCGTTACACCCAAAAGACCGTCTACGATCCAAAGACTGGGGACGTTATCGTTCCTAAGAACCAAATGATCGTTGAAGACACCGCACAGAAGATTGTGGATGCTGGTGTTGAAGAAGTTACCATCCGTTCCGCCTTTACTTGCAACACTGAACATGGTGTTTGTGAACATTGTTATGGCCGGAACATGGCTACTGGTGACGAAGTTGAAGTTGGTGAAGCTGTTGGTACTGTTGCCGCGCAATCTATCGGTGAACCAGGTACGCAGCTGACCATGCGGAACTTCCATACCGGTGGTGTGGCTGGTAACGAAGATATTACTCAAGGGCTTCCTCGTGTTCAAGAATTGTTTGAATCCCGGAACCCTAAAGGTAAAGCTGAGATTACGGAAGTTACTGGGACGGTTGAATCCATCGAAGAAGACCCAGCTAACCGGACGAAGACGGTCACCATTAAGGGTGAAGCCGATACTCGGAGTTATGAATTACCAATCACTGCCCGCATGCGGGTCAGCGAAGGGGACTTCATTCACCGTGGTGGTGCTTTGAACTATGGGTCTGTCGATCCGAAGGAATTGCTGCGGGTTCGCGATGTCTTGTCAACTGAAACCTACATCTTGGGTGAAGTGCAACGGGTTTACCGGATGCAAGGTGTGGCTATCAGTGATAAGCACGTTGAAATCATGGTTCGCCAGATGTTACGGAAGGTTCGGATCATGGATCCGGGCGATACCGATGTTCTGCCTGGTACCTTGATGGATATCCAAGACTTCCGTCGCGCCAACTACCAGACATTAATCTCTGGTGGGATCGCGGCCACTGCCCGTCCAGTTATCTTGGGGATTACCAAGGCTGCCCTGGAAACCAACAGTTTCTTGTCAGCCGCTTCCTTCCAGGAAACGACTCGGGTCTTGACCGATGCCGCTATTCGGGGCAAGAACGACCCATTAGTTGGTTTGAAGGAAAACGTTATTATTGGGAAGATTATTCCTGCCGGGACTGGGATGCCAGATTACCGTCAGATCAAGCCCAAGGAAGTTGGCGGTTCGTCAACCGAAGGCGTCTACTCCATCAGCGATTTGGAAAAGCAAATGCAAGAAGACTCTCAAGCTTAG